Proteins found in one Muntiacus reevesi chromosome 2, mMunRee1.1, whole genome shotgun sequence genomic segment:
- the BICRA gene encoding BRD4-interacting chromatin-remodeling complex-associated protein has translation MDDEDGRCLLDVICDPQALNDFLHGSEKLDSDDLLDNPGEAQSAFYEGPGLHVQEASGNHLNPEPSQPAPSVDLDFLEDDILDSPAAGGGGGGAGGADQPCDILQQSLQEANITEQTLEAEAELDLGPFQLPTLQPADGGTGPAGAGGAAAVATGPQALFSGGADLLGLQAPPTVLTHQALVPPQDVVSKALSVQPFLQPVGLGNVTLQPIPGLQGLPNGSPGGAAAATLGLAPIQVVGQPVMALNPPTSQLLAKQVPVSGYLASAAGPSEPVTLASAGVSPQGAGLVLQKNLPAAVASTLNGNSVFGGAGAAPAAASGTPSGQQLAVAPGLGTSPLVQAPNVILHRTPTPIQPKPAGVLPPKLYQLTPKPFAPAGATLTIQGEAGGLPQQPKAPQNLTFMAAGKAGQNVVLSGFPAPALQANVFKPPPATTTGAAPPQPPGTLSKPMSVHLLNQGSSIVIPAQHMLPGQNQFLLPGTSAVQLPQPLSALPANVGGQILAAAAPHAGGQLIANPILTNQNLAGPLSLGPVLAPHSGAHSAAHILSAAPIQVGQPALFQMPVSLAAGSLPTQSQPAAAGPAATTVLQGVTLPPSAVAMLNTPDGLVQPATPAAGGEAAPVLTVQTAPQAPPAVSTPLPLGLQQPLPQQPQPPPPQAPTPQAAAPAQAPTPQPSPGLASSPEKIVLGQPPSAAPTAVLTQDSLQMFLPQERSQQPLSTEGPHLSVPASVIVSAPPPAQDPAPTTPVAKGAGLGPQAPDSQASPAPAPQIPAAAQLKGPGPSSSPSLPHQAPLGDSPHLPSPHPARPPSRPPSRPHSRPPSQPQSLSRPPSEPALHPCPPPQAPPTLPGIFVIQNQLGGAPPASTPAPTAPGPPQPPLRPPSQPLEGPLAPAPHLPPASTSTVGAASSASSSETSSRLPAPTPPDFQLQYPPSQGPHKSPTPPPTLHLVPEPAAPPPPPPRTFQMVTTPFPALPQPKALLERFHQVPSGIILQSKAVGAPAAPQSSTSLGPLASPTASVLVSGQAPSGTPTTPSHPPAPAPMATAGLPPLLPAENKAFASNLPTLTVAKAASSGPGKSSGLQYESKLGGLKKPPALQPSKEACFLEHLHKHQGSVLHPDYKTAFPSFEDALHRLLPYHVYQGALPSPNDYHKVDEEFETVSTQLLKRTQAMLNKYRLLLLEESRRVSPSAEMVMIDRMFIQEEKTTLALDKQLAKEKPDEYVSSSRSLGLPVAASSEGHRLPGHGPSPSSASGAPAQPPLHLPTKLVIRHGGAGGSPSVTWARASSSSLSSSSSSSAASSLDADEDGPMPSRNRPPIKTYEARSRIGLKLKIKQEAGLSKVVHNTALDPVHQTPPPPPASLKAAEPPPRPPPPPPAPGQMNGTVDHPPPPPATTDRKPQPPAPHCPRLPLRKTYRENVEAPGVGATEGAAAAAAVGRTRGGSPAPLPTKVDEATSGLIRELAAVEDELYQRMLKAGPAEPAVGTGQGSGSREPGWEAPPLPPAKRRKSESPDVDQASFSSDSPQDDTLTEHLQSAIDSILNLQQAPGRTPAPPYPHAAPAAVTPTSPTPLHRPEAYPPSSHNGGLGTRTLNR, from the exons CTCCACGTGCAAgaagcctctggcaaccacttgaACCCGGAGCCCAGCCAGCCGGCCCCCAGTGTGGACCTCGACTTCCTAGAAGATGACATCCTGGACTCGCCCGCggccgggggcggcggcgggggcgcgggGGGTGCCGACCAGCCCTGCGACATCCTCCAGCAGAGCCTCCAAGAGGCCAATATCACCGAGCAGACACTCGAGGCTGAGGCCGAGCTGGACCTGGGCCCCTTCCAGCTGCCCACCCTGCAGCCTGCGGACGGCGGGACTGGCCCGGCGGGGGCCGGAGGAGCTGCTGCCGTGGCCACGGGACCCCAGGCGCTCTTCTCCGGGGGCGCCGACCTGCTGGGGCTGCAGGCCCCGCCCACCGTGCTGACCCACCAGGCCCTGGTGCCGCCCCAGGACGTGGTCAGCAAAGCCTTGAGCGTCCAGCCCTTCCTGCAGCCTGTGGGCCTGGGCAACGTGACGCTGCAGCCCATCCCGGGCCTCCAGGGCCTGCCCAACGGCAGCCCCGGGGGTGCTGCAGCGGCCACACTCGGCCTGGCCCCCATCCAGGTGGTGGGCCAGCCCGTCATGGCACTCAACCCACCCACCTCCCAGCTCCTGGCCAAGCAGGTGCCCGTCAGCGGCTACCTGGCCTCAGCGGCCGGCCCTTCGGAGCCAGTGACCCTGGCATCGGCCGGCGTCTCACCCCAGGGGGCCGGCCTGGTCCTCCAGAAGAACCTCCCCGCCGCAGTGGCCTCCACACTCAACGGGAACTCAGTGTTCGGAGGGGCAGGAGCCGCCCCGGCGGCGGCCAGCGGGACGCCCTCAGGACAGCAGCTGGCGGTAGCCCCTGGCCTGGGCACATCGCCGCTGGTTCAAGCACCCAACGTCATTCTGCACCGCACGCCCACGCCCATCCAGCCCAAGCCTGCTGGCGTGCTGCCCCCCAAGCTCTACCAACTGACCCCCAAGCCGTTCGCCCCCGCAGGCGCCACGCTCACCATCCAGGGCGAGGCTGGGGGCCTCCCGCAGCAGCCCAAGGCCCCCCAGAACCTGACTTTCATGGCGGCGGGCAAGGCCGGCCAGAACGTGGTGCTGTCGGGCTTCCCGGCGCCCGCCCTGCAGGCCAATGTGTTCAAGCCGCCTCCAGCCACCACCACGGGGGCGGCCCCCCCGCAGCCCCCCGGGACCCTGAGCAAGCCCATGAGCGTGCACCTCCTGAACCAAGGCAGCAGCATCGTCATCCCCGCCCAGCACATGCTGCCGGGCCAGAACCAGTTCCTGCTGCCCGGCACGTCGGCGGTCCAGCTCCCCCAGCCGCTCTCGGCCCTGCCGGCCAACGTGGGTGGGCAGATCCTGGCGGCCGCGGCCCCCCATGCGGGCGGACAGCTCATCGCCAACCCCATCCTCACCAACCAGAACCTGGCGGGCCCGCTGAGCCTGGGCCCCGTGCTGGCCCCCCACTCAGGGGCCCACAGCGCCGCCCACATCCTCTCGGCCGCCCCCATCCAGGTGGGCCAGCCGGCGCTCTTCCAGATGCCTGTGTCGCTGGCCGCCGGCAGCTTGCCCACCCAGAGCCAGCCGGCCGCCGCCGGGCCAGCCGCCACCACCGTCCTCCAGGGGGTCACCCTGCCCCCCAGTGCTGTGGCCATGCTCAATACCCCCGACGGTCTGGTGCAGCCCGCCACCCCCGCTGCTGGTGGGGAGGCCGCGCCTGTCCTCACGGTGCAGACGGCGCCCCAGGCGCCCCCCGCGGTCAGCACCCCACTGCCTCTGGGCCTCCAGCAGCCGCTGCCGCAGCAGCCacagccaccaccaccacaggcCCCCACCCCGCAGGCCGCTGCCCCAGCTCAGGCCCCCACCCCGCAGCCCAGCCCAGGCCTGGCGTCCAGCCCGGAGAAGATTGTCCTGGGGCAGCCGCCCTCTGCCGCCCCCACAGCCGTCCTCACTCAGGACTCCCTGCAGATGTTTCTGCCCCAG GAGAGGAGCCAGCAGCCCCTCTCCACAGAGGGCCCCCACCTCTCCGTGCCCGCCTCGGTCATAGTCAGCGCCCCGCCTCCCGCCCAAGACCCAGCCCCGACCACCCCCGTCGCCAAAGGAGCTGGCCTTGGCCCTCAGGCCCCCGACAGCCAGGCCTCCCCGGCGCCGGCCCCCCAG ATCCCCGCAGCGGCTCAGCTGAAGGGCcccggcccctcctcctccccgtcACTACCTCACCAGGCCCCCCTGGGGGACAGCCCCCACCTGCCGTCCCCTCACCCGGCCCGGCCCCCGTCCCGACCCCCGTCCCGCCCGCACTCCCGCCCCCCCTCCCAGCCGCAGAGCTTGTCCCGTCCCCCCTCAGAGCCCGCCCTGCACCCTTGTCCTCCgccccaggcccctcccaccCTGCCTGGCATCTTTGTCATCCAGAACCAGCTGGGCGGTGCCCCCCCTGCAAGCACCCCGGCCCCCACCGCCCCGGGCCCGCCCCAGCCGCCCCTGCGACCCCCGTCCCAGCCCCTGGAGGGGCCActggcccccgccccccacctccctccggCCTCCACCTCCACTGTCGGGGCCgcctcctccgcctcctcctccGAGACGTCCTCCCGGCTGCCAGCCCCCACGCCGCCCGACTTCCAGCTGCAGTACCCGCCCAGCCAGGGGCCCCACAAGTCCCCCACGCCCCCTCCGACCCTCCACCTGGTCCCCGAGCCCGCAGCGCCCCCCCCACCGCCTCCTCGGACCTTCCAGATGGTGACCACCCCCTTCCCGGCGCTACCCCAGCCGAAGGCTCTTCTCGAGAGATTTCACCAG GTGCCGTCCGGGATCATTCTCCAGAGCAAGGCCGTGGGGGCCCCCGCCGCCCCACAGTCCTCCACCAGCCTGGGACCCCTCGCCAGCCCCACTGCCTCCGTGCTGGTCAGTGGGCAGGCTCCGTCCgggacccccaccacccccagccatCCCCCCGCCCCGGCGCCCATGGCCACCgcag gcctgccTCCTCTGCTTCCTGCCGAGAACAAAGCCTTTGCCAGCAACCTTCCAACCCTGACCGTGGCCAAGGCCGCCTCTTCcgggccagggaagtcctctgggcTGCAG TATGAGAGCAAGTTGGGTGGACTGAAGAAACCACCCGCGCTTCAGCCCAGCAAAGAAGCCTG CTTCCTGGAGCATTTGCACAAACATCAGGGCTCTGTCCTACACCCTGACTACAAGACGGCCTTCCCTTCCTTCGAGGATGCCCTGCACCGCCTCCTGCCCTACCACGTCTACCAgggtgccctcccctcccccaacgaCTACCACAAAG TGGACGAGGAGTTTGAGACGGTCTCCACGCAGCTGCTGAAACGTACCcaggccatgctcaataaataccgCCTCCTGCTGCTGGAGGAATCCCGG aggGTGAGCCCCTCCGCGGAGATGGTAATGATCGACCGAATGTTCATTCAAGAGGAAAAGACCACGCTGGCCTTGGACAAGCAGCTGGCCAAGGAGAAGCCAG ATGAGTACGTGTCTTCCTCCCGCTCTCTTGGCCTCCCCGTCGCCGCTTCTTCCGAGGGACACCGGCTGCCCGGCCACGGCCCGTCCCCGTCCTCGGCGTCCggggccccagcccagccccctctGCACCTGCCCACGAAGCTGGTGATCCGGCACGGCGGCGCGGGCGGCTCACCCTCGGTGACCTGGGCCCGGGCCTCCTCGTCCTccctgtcttcctcctcctcgtcctccgCCGCCTCCTCCCTGGACGCCGACGAGGACGGCCCCATGCCCTCCCGCAACCGGCCGCCCATCAAGACCTATGAGGCCCGGAGCCGCATCGGGCTCAAGCTCAAGATCAAACAGGAAGCCGGGCTCAGCAAGGTCGTCCACAACACGGCCTTGGACCCGGTGCACCAaacgccgccgccgccccccgccTCCCTCAAGGCAGCCGAGCCCCCGCCCCGTCCCCCGCCGCCACCCCCGGCCCCTGGCCAGATGAACGGTACAGTGGACCACCCGCCACCGCCACCGGCCACCACTGACCGCAAGCCACAGCCACCGGCTCCGCACTGCCCCCGCCTGCCCCTCCGCAAGACCTACCGCGAGAACGTGGAGGCCCCGGGTGTCGGGGCGACCGAGGgggcggcggcagcagcggccGTGGGCAGAACCCGGGGCGGCAGCCCAGCCCCGCTGCCCACCAAAGTGGACGAGGCCACCAGCGGGCTCATCCGCGAGCTGGCGGCGGTGGAGGACGAGCTGTACCAGCGGATGCTGAAGGCCGGGCCGGCCGAGCCTGCGGTGGGCACCGGGCAGGGTAGCGGCAGCCGGGAGCCCGGCTGGGAGGCGCCCCCGCTGCCCCCCGCCAAGCGGCGCAAGTCTGAGTCGCCCGACGTGGACCAGGCCAGCTTCTCCAGCGACAGCCCGCAGGACGACACGCTCACGGAACACCTGCAGAGCGCCATCGACAGCATCTTGAACCTCCAACAGGCCCCCGGCCGGACGCCCGCACCCCCGTACCCCCACGCCGCCCCGGCGGCCGTCACGCCCACCTCCCCGACGCCCCTGCACAGGCCGGAGGCCTACCCGCCCTCCAGTCACAACGGTGGCCTCGGCACCAGGACGTTGAACAGATAA